The proteins below are encoded in one region of Candidatus Saccharimonadales bacterium:
- the pheT gene encoding phenylalanine--tRNA ligase subunit beta, whose product MVKIVSEWLNQHLSEPLGVAEMVAALERAGIEVEEVIQPPEFDSRIVTATVVEVKPHPNADRLQVATVKSGSKKYQVVCGAPNLYVGQRVVFAQLGAVLPDGTEITQAKIRGHDSYGMLCSELELGLGGSHEGLLDLGTEVAADLPLREVFNAEQSVVDIKTAANRWDLQSYVGLAREVAAHTPATDLIEQIVQAPPAGQRVTNLFTNQAKEEVSCYGLLKLKLPQKVAASPPWMQRRLRLAGVRPINVVVDVTNYVMLETGQPLHAFDAAQVKGPLTLRFATNGEVLTTLDGVKRALASEDIVVASGKHPVALAGIMGGETAEIGDNTQEILVEAATFSDVLVRKSAKRHGLRTEASARFERGLPVQAVRPALRYAVHLLQEYAGAELTAYQNELNIWPWVQHIGVRSPRLQQLLGVKLEREEVSDYLRHLQIDAEPFDIALEARKHLAKPYKLGASFKTDGVKAFDCSYLVDYIYSLIGIKIGHTAHAQYTSGTAVELADLRPGDLVFRGGPWVQLDEVEREGVSHVALYIGEGKIIDARNNVRNQADEWEELPVEEQQVVELSLEQMSQDSQFLGARRYVGDLEQYVQVTAPWWRPDLRDEADIAEEVIKLYGLDNLEATLPAWRPKEKGLVDHYWSRLNELRQLLRGRGLFEVTTYPFISEVDLANYKITGQNHLKLKNPRSQEQAYLRQSLLPTLLKAVVDNTTYKDNFGVFEIARTYTPRSDEMLPLEHTMLALAWQQDEARLRVKSDIDQIMRLLQITPQFVTSHDNPSLHPARQVTLEVDGVAIGCYGELHSKIMQNQKLRNAVAVVELDVVRLLELWQSARFEPLPRYQSSYRDIAVMVPDKVTWQQLAVSLSQVEDVVVTYQDEFQRESGRVITVHLELQAHAKTLNEQDIQQRLQQIATVVKQDLDAELEL is encoded by the coding sequence ATGGTGAAGATAGTGAGTGAATGGCTAAATCAACACCTTAGTGAGCCGTTAGGAGTAGCGGAGATGGTGGCGGCACTGGAGCGGGCCGGTATAGAAGTAGAGGAGGTGATCCAGCCACCAGAGTTTGATTCTCGTATCGTTACCGCCACCGTAGTAGAGGTCAAACCACATCCCAACGCCGATCGGTTGCAGGTAGCGACCGTCAAATCGGGTAGTAAGAAGTATCAGGTAGTATGTGGCGCTCCAAACCTTTACGTAGGGCAGCGAGTGGTTTTCGCTCAATTAGGGGCTGTGCTGCCTGACGGAACTGAGATTACTCAAGCCAAGATCCGCGGTCACGATTCCTACGGTATGCTATGTAGTGAGTTGGAGCTGGGGCTAGGCGGTAGTCATGAGGGTCTGCTTGATCTCGGTACTGAGGTAGCGGCCGACCTGCCTTTGCGTGAAGTTTTTAATGCTGAGCAGAGCGTAGTCGATATTAAGACGGCCGCTAATCGCTGGGACCTCCAGAGTTATGTCGGCTTAGCTCGGGAGGTGGCCGCTCACACTCCGGCTACAGATTTAATCGAGCAGATAGTCCAGGCGCCACCTGCCGGTCAGCGGGTTACTAATTTATTTACTAATCAAGCTAAAGAGGAAGTGTCCTGCTATGGCTTACTTAAGCTTAAGCTTCCGCAAAAAGTCGCTGCTTCACCACCCTGGATGCAACGCCGGCTGCGCCTAGCGGGGGTCCGCCCCATTAATGTCGTAGTCGATGTTACAAATTATGTGATGCTTGAGACCGGCCAACCTCTGCATGCTTTCGATGCGGCTCAAGTGAAGGGTCCGCTGACGCTACGTTTTGCTACCAACGGCGAAGTACTAACGACTCTGGATGGAGTAAAGCGAGCCTTAGCTAGCGAGGATATAGTGGTAGCCAGTGGTAAGCACCCAGTCGCACTAGCTGGAATTATGGGGGGTGAGACGGCTGAAATCGGTGATAATACGCAGGAGATACTAGTCGAGGCCGCTACTTTCTCGGATGTACTAGTACGTAAGTCGGCTAAGCGCCACGGCCTAAGAACTGAGGCAAGTGCTCGGTTTGAGCGTGGTTTACCGGTACAGGCCGTTCGTCCCGCGCTACGTTACGCGGTACATCTACTGCAGGAGTATGCTGGAGCCGAGCTGACAGCATACCAGAATGAATTGAACATCTGGCCCTGGGTCCAGCATATAGGTGTCCGGTCTCCTCGCCTGCAACAGCTATTGGGAGTGAAGTTAGAGCGTGAGGAGGTGTCCGACTACCTGCGTCATCTCCAGATCGATGCCGAGCCGTTCGATATTGCCCTAGAAGCTCGTAAGCACCTCGCTAAACCGTATAAGTTGGGTGCCAGCTTTAAGACCGATGGGGTTAAAGCTTTCGACTGCTCGTATCTAGTGGACTATATCTACTCGTTGATTGGGATTAAGATCGGCCATACAGCTCATGCTCAGTATACGAGTGGTACCGCGGTGGAGCTGGCTGATTTGCGTCCTGGTGATCTCGTCTTCCGGGGTGGCCCCTGGGTTCAACTAGATGAGGTCGAACGCGAGGGAGTTTCACATGTAGCGCTCTATATCGGTGAAGGTAAGATCATTGATGCCCGTAACAATGTGCGTAATCAAGCTGATGAGTGGGAAGAGCTACCGGTCGAGGAACAACAGGTAGTAGAGTTATCACTAGAACAGATGAGCCAGGATAGCCAGTTTTTGGGAGCTCGCCGTTATGTAGGTGACCTAGAGCAGTATGTGCAAGTGACAGCTCCTTGGTGGCGACCTGATTTGCGTGACGAGGCCGACATCGCTGAAGAGGTGATTAAGCTATACGGACTGGATAATCTCGAGGCCACTTTGCCTGCCTGGAGACCAAAGGAGAAGGGTTTAGTCGATCACTACTGGAGTCGACTAAATGAGTTGCGTCAGCTCTTGCGGGGTCGGGGTCTATTTGAGGTGACGACCTATCCGTTCATCAGCGAGGTCGACCTAGCCAACTACAAGATTACCGGCCAAAACCACCTGAAGTTGAAAAATCCTCGTAGTCAGGAGCAGGCCTATTTGCGGCAGAGTTTACTACCTACCTTGTTGAAAGCCGTAGTAGATAATACTACATATAAGGATAACTTTGGCGTATTTGAAATCGCCCGTACCTATACGCCGCGCTCAGATGAGATGCTGCCACTGGAGCACACGATGCTAGCCCTAGCCTGGCAGCAGGATGAGGCTCGTCTGCGGGTAAAGAGTGATATCGACCAGATTATGCGCTTACTGCAGATCACCCCTCAGTTCGTTACCAGCCATGACAATCCAAGCTTGCACCCAGCTCGCCAAGTGACACTTGAGGTGGACGGGGTAGCGATCGGCTGTTACGGCGAACTGCATTCAAAAATTATGCAGAATCAGAAATTACGCAATGCGGTAGCAGTGGTCGAGCTCGACGTGGTGCGACTGCTAGAGCTATGGCAGTCGGCGCGGTTTGAGCCGTTACCACGGTATCAAAGCAGTTACCGGGATATAGCCGTCATGGTGCCAGATAAAGTCACTTGGCAGCAGTTGGCTGTTAGCCTATCTCAGGTAGAGGACGTGGTCGTCACCTATCAGGACGAGTTTCAACGGGAGTCTGGTCGAGTGATTACGGTTCATCTAGAGCTGCAGGCTCACGCCAAGACTTTGAATGAGCAGGATATCCAGCAGCGGTTGCAGCAGATTGCTACAGTGGTGAAACAGGACCTTGACGCCGAACTTGAACTCTAA
- the pheS gene encoding phenylalanine--tRNA ligase subunit alpha, translated as MSHTGDILKELNKKLKSAETAAEVEDLRVEYLGRKGVVTTELRGISELPEQERARAGQQLNKLKMDLQIALDKRLDDLQAKQLESESSEFIDMTRPGVGPAIGRLHPVESLQHEMVELFWQLGFQAVTGPEIETDWYCFEALNIGPHHPARDMQDTFYLENGSIPRTHTSSVQIRHMETHKPPIRIIAPGKVYRNEDEDATHIWSFRQLEGLVVDRGISMGDLKGTLEYMLKGIFGEDTELRLRPNYFPYTEPSVEMDASCQNCNEASQAGCRVCKGTGWVELGGAGMVHAQVFRNVGIDPEIYTGFAFGFGLERIAAIKYQLPDLRDLWRPNLKFLEQF; from the coding sequence ATGAGTCATACCGGCGATATTCTTAAAGAATTAAATAAAAAGTTGAAGTCAGCCGAGACCGCAGCTGAGGTCGAGGACCTACGGGTCGAGTATTTGGGTCGTAAAGGGGTAGTGACCACGGAGTTGCGTGGTATTAGTGAGCTACCGGAGCAGGAACGGGCGCGAGCTGGTCAGCAGCTAAATAAACTTAAGATGGATTTACAAATTGCCTTAGATAAGCGACTGGATGATCTGCAGGCTAAACAGCTGGAGAGTGAGAGTAGTGAGTTTATCGATATGACTCGGCCCGGTGTAGGGCCTGCTATCGGTCGCCTGCACCCGGTGGAGAGTCTGCAGCATGAGATGGTGGAGCTGTTCTGGCAGCTTGGCTTCCAGGCGGTAACGGGTCCAGAGATCGAAACCGACTGGTACTGCTTCGAGGCGCTTAACATCGGTCCCCATCATCCAGCCCGCGATATGCAGGATACTTTTTATTTAGAGAATGGATCGATTCCGCGAACCCATACCTCTAGTGTGCAGATTCGCCACATGGAGACCCATAAGCCGCCGATTCGTATCATCGCCCCAGGCAAGGTCTACCGCAACGAGGATGAGGACGCTACCCACATCTGGAGTTTCCGCCAGCTGGAAGGTTTAGTAGTCGATAGGGGCATTAGTATGGGCGACCTCAAGGGCACTCTCGAGTATATGCTAAAAGGTATCTTCGGTGAGGACACTGAGTTGCGACTGCGTCCGAATTATTTTCCTTACACTGAACCTTCCGTTGAGATGGACGCTAGTTGTCAGAACTGTAATGAAGCTAGTCAAGCTGGCTGCCGAGTCTGCAAAGGTACTGGCTGGGTGGAGCTGGGCGGGGCTGGGATGGTGCACGCCCAAGTCTTCCGCAATGTGGGTATCGATCCGGAGATATATACGGGGTTTGCCTTCGGTTTCGGTCTGGAACGGATCGCGGCTATAAAGTACCAGCTACCAGACCTACGAGACCTGTGGCGCCCTAACCTTAAATTCCTGGAGCAGTTCTAA